In Silurus meridionalis isolate SWU-2019-XX chromosome 7, ASM1480568v1, whole genome shotgun sequence, the genomic stretch CCGACTACCAAAGACTCCATCAACCTCCATTGCTGCAAGTACCAGCACATCTAGCTCTGGACAGCTCACTTCATAAAGATCTCTGGCAAGAGACATTATTTTGATTCAAACAATGCTGTAgagtttaaatatttgtgttcTGTATTTTCAAACCAAATAGAAGTTTGCTGTGTTATAATTATAGTAAAGTggaaagaaattatttttactaAGTAAACTATTAAAGATCAGAGATGATTTTTCTTGAAAAAGAGCATTCATGTTACTAAGCTGAAATCATTCTCACTGATATGTAGTTAGACTTTAATGTGTGCTTAGCCATTACTTTACCTAAGTGAATTGTGACTCTCCACCATTAGCTTTCCAAACTCTTCATAATCTCCTCTTTTAAGAGCCTCAGCTGCCTTTGCTGTACGTTCAATCTCATTAATCACGTGGCATACTCGCCTATAGGTTACACTGTCTAGGCAGTCTTTGGCATCTACAAATAGGCAAACAGGTGGATAACCTTTGAAACCAAACTTGAGGAGAAAATTTAAGCTTCTGTGGCTCTCTCAATAATTCTTACCCTCCAAATCTTGCATAGTGGCATCTCTTAGACTGCTCTTGCCCATAACGGCTGCTGCCTCCTCACATTGTTTTCGCCTGCTGGGATACTCACTTCCTGTCAGTGCATGCTTCACATTGGAATTTGTAATAAGAATGACCAGACCAGGATCAACCAAGGGGACAGCAGTGGCCTCCAATGATCTAACATGGATCACAAACCATGCatttatcaaatattaataaataaataaaacacctggATCCGAATGCTAACACAAACTGAATATTgcctatttttttgttttgactaAAACAAAGAACATCATCTGGACAAATCTACCTGCAGTCAATAAGCAATGCATGGCCTTCTTTGCCTAGAACTGAAATAAACTGATCCATAATACCACAGGGCACTCCAGCATGAGTATGCTCTGCCTTCTGGCATGCCAGTGCCTTTGCGACCTTATCCCCATCATCtgttagagaagaaaaaataggtTTTGCATTAGTTTTTCTACAAGTAGCATCCGCATTACATTCAACCAAAAGCACAAATCTGGTGTTAATGAACAAAACTCTAAAAGCCATTATGCGTTATTAGTGTGTGTCGGCCATTTAACTCACTCAAATATAACAACTTCTTACCTGGACACAGCTGCTGGAGGAAGGTGTACACTGCCACTTCAAGTGAAGCTGAGCTGGATAGTCCACCCCCGAGTGGCACACTGCTGGCTATTACAGCTTTAAATGCAGGCAGGGGCTTAGCTGTGCACAAGGATATGCTCACATGATAAGCTTCTTTTAGATTTGCAGTAACTTTTTCTTTAAAGAGGGCTTGACTTGTCAGGAAATGCAAAATTAAATACTCCACTGCGTTATTAATATGACTGCAGACTAAAAAGTAAGAAATACAAAACTATTGATCTTCATGCAACGGCTGAAGACGAGATAAAGTAAATGATGCCTCAGGAATTCCTTGTTGCATGATTGCTTTTGCATTATTACATGTCGAATTAGCTACACCTTCACAGTGGAGTTTATCAAAGCTGTACAGAATCTGATCGGATACCTCTGTAGTGTTGTACTACTCCTTTAACATAATTGGCCCACATGGGCTGTCCTCCTGCCAGAGGTATGCTCTCAGATGGTATATCAAAGTCCACTTTCTTTGGCTCATCTGCAGATTCTGCAATGGTTACAACAGAACAGCTCTGGCCAGAGGTTCTGCTGCCCACCATTACTGTCGACAGGTGCAAAGCCTGATCATTAGGAAGAAATGTTTACGATCAGATGAGCTGAGTATCTTGACCTTATAGCTAACCTAGACagttatactgtacatttatggcatttgagaGAAGCACATACACAGTGACtcacaattatattatttatacaaccaAGCACTTaaagtttaagggccttgctcaggggcccaacagtggtaacttggtggtgctgggatttgaactcacaacagATCGAGAAGTCTAACATCTTTACCACTGACCCCCTTTCCCCATCAATAGTAATTCAAAAgcagatttattcattttaataaaatattgttgtgCAACTCTTTGGTTGTCTTTTACCTAATTATTCTTAACAACTGCCTAAGTTGTGCACATGGTCTTAATGACTTAAACCAAGTTAACATTGCTAACAGTTTAAACATCACCATGGGCAGAACATATCCTTGGTTATAATCGGTGTGCTCTCCGATTAGATTGACGCGACCCGGAGCGCACACCGCTACTTCTGGATCTTCGACGAAGTTTTGTTGATAAACACGGCGCGCCTCGGCCACCAAATCCCCGACATTCTCAACACGCTTCCTTCCTCTCATGACGTGGTCACGTCACCGGCTGCAATCTGTTAGACGACAAACTCGACTTCAAAACGAATTTAACGATTAAGAGTCTGTAAGGGTTACAATTAACACACAACTACATGAATACATCTAGGACGTCACACCCAAAGCCTTCCTGACACTTTAGAATAAGGGTAAGGTCACATGCAATGGATTGCATTATTTCCTGTATTTCAGTGATTGGTGTAAACAGATCACGTGGtgttaagcaaaaaaaacacaaaaagcttTTCCCACATGAAAAGATTGTAGGTTCCTTTTTTAATACGGTTTTAGTTATTTCGTAACTGTTACATACGTCAAACAAACGCAAAGCCGGTGGATTTGTGTCTAAAACTTTAAGGAATAGATTGCATCCTTAATGGAGAGATTCAGTGCTCCTTAGATTCTGCACAGCAGGTCAGAGTATTTGCTTCACCTGAATAAAACGCCGACAAGATCAGGAGGAACTCAGAAAGCTGTAAATGGatgcattctttaaaaaaaaaaaaaaaaaaggcttgttTGGTTGTTAGATTGATTTAAAGGAggtttaccacacacacacacacacacacacacacacacacacacacacggcttgaAAATAACTGGATTTAAATAGAAATTGATTCAAAATACCatacacaaatattttatttaaaaaaaaaaactatacacaATATTTCAATATCAGTTGcatatgtaataaaatgaatttaataaaaaaaaaatatggtcaGTGCCTTTGTGAATGTTTTATCACAGATATAATACTTGTATAAATTAATGACTAAAACACATGAAATGTTGGACTGGTATCAGATCAGATTTTCTACCTGATTCTTGAAATAATTTAGATTGCATTTTTGATTTGGCAAAACTGACAAAGCAGAGATGATCTACATTAACAGTGGACAGAGCGTATATTAATATTCTACACATGTAGAATGTCAGTTTCAATATTTACTTTTCTGATAGTTAGATCATAACAAACAtgactgtttatttttaacagtGATCTATGCTGAGGATAATGCATAATTCACTTACTTAATAATTTACTTAttcgatataaaaaaaagcaaactttaCCTGATGTCCTGTAGTTACACCAAATGGCAAAATTCTTGAGTTGCAACATTCAATTTCTCTAAATATTTAACCATCCTCTTTACTATTGCGTCTTCCTTCTTGTGTAGTTTCAATCTTTCTGGTTAATGGCTCTTTCAGCACCTTTGGAGTTTTAGGCTCTTTTGCAGGCTTTGCGTCTTTCTCATTTCTCTCCTTGACCTCAGTCTCTGAGTTTTCAGTCTTGTCTCCTTTGACCTTACGCAGTTTCTGCTTGCTCTTGACTGGGGCAGAGAAGGTAAGTGAAGACTTGTTGAACTCCAGAGGGAAAATCCCCACATCCCCATCGAAGCGATTCTTGGCCACCTGTAGGGATCTGCGTCCAGGACAGGTAACAAGCTTTTTCTCCTGAAGGATAAGCACGTTATCAGCCTCCTGACTGGCCTGTGagtagaaatagaaaaaaaaaaaacacaattatgtATCAAAAAGCATCGTATCTATGCATGTAATCttttaaagtttaatagaaatacaGAATAGTGACAATATTGTGTAATAAAAGGGACATTCATGCTGATGTACTAACCTTAGCTGTGCCAAAAATGGATGCTGTCTGAAGATCTTtgtcatcttcctcttttctagGATGAATAATTATGGTCACATGACAGCTACTGTTTGTTGCAAACTTTCTGAAAGCTGCAATAATGTTGTCCTGCACTGCAAACCtggtaaagtaaaaaattacataaatatcacAAACTGTCTTAAAGCACAGGTCATGGCTTTAATAAATGCCTattagaatacatttttattacacattatacatgTATAAGGAGATTCACTGATTTGTCTCACTTGTCCACAGACAGGTTCTCCTGCCCCATCATAAACTGTAAGTTGTCGATGATCACATGACTGATGTCGTAGAGGTAAACAGCATGCTGCATGGTGTCGAGCACTGTTCTATAGTGGAATGTCAGAATTCAGCTCAAATTGTGAACAGTAAAAAGAGCAGCTTTCCATGAGAGAAACCAGTTATTTAATGTTCCAGAAAACTTGGatcattatttctgtttaatcAAATACTCACTTACTTAAGATTCTGTTGTCCATGGAAGGTCATAAAGTAAAGTGGAAGTTCCTCAAACTTATCAGCCCAGTAGTCGTACTGCTCCAAGTTTTCCTCCAGTCTCTGCATAGCGAACTGGGTCAGGATGATTTTTGCCAAACGTACGTTCTTAATCTCAAAGCTGCCCCACAATGTGTTCACACCTTGCATACACAAATCAAGAGCGTATTCACTGATGAAGGTGGTCTTCCCACTGCCAGTGGGACCtgcaaatatttaaagaaaataatatgtGGTTATTTACACTATATTTTTGTACATCAATTGCAATTGTAATTAATTTGATGCCATACCTGTGAACACTGTTAGCTCGCCTGTCCGATGGCCTTTTAAGATTCGATTGAGCTCAGGAAACCGGGCCCATTTTATACCTGCCACCTGCTCAACGTTAGCTAGCTCTCCAAAAACATCGTCCCTGAGCTGCTTGAAGGACACAATAGACTTGTGGGCAGCAGGAATGGAAGCCTTAACTATACGTGCAAGGTTCCTGCCTTGCACCAGAGCCGAATTAGGACATGGATGAAAGTCGCCTGGCCGCACAAGAGAACAGCGCTTCAATCCTAGTTTCTTTGAGAAGATCTTTGAAGCCTCCCAAGCCCGCATATCCCCACCCAACCACAGTGTGATCTTCCTGAATTGTTCAAGGTAAGGAAGAAGTACCGGTGGCAGACAACTGACTCCACGTGGCAGGGCCAAAGCAGGCAGGCCAGTGGCCTGACTCACTGCCATACTGTCGATCTCACTTCCCGTGAGGACCATCTCTGTTTCCTTCCGTCCTACCAATGGAAGGCCAAAAAGGTTGTAGTAATTGGATAATTTAGGAATACTAGCTTCTGTATACATCACTTGGCCATTATCTTTAGTAGCAGCAGATAACAGTTTTATGCCACGCAGGCTCAAGTCTCTTCCACTAAACCAGGGAAAAACAAGACTTTTAGTCGGCTTAAAGAATCTCACTCCAAACTTCTTCAGAGTTGTGTTGTTAAGCTTAGTGATCTGGAACATAGTTTTGATGAGCTGCAATTCCTCATCGAAGAGATCTGAGAATGCCACGGAGCTGCTCCAAATCCTGTGAACCTCCTTCAGTTCCATCTCCCTCTGCCCCTGTTCCTCCACGCTCTCGGAGTAGCTCAACAAAACCTCCGGGTTAATTGAAGCTTGTCCCTCTTTTTGAATCACCTCTAGACAGTCCTGCAGGTCTTCCCAGCTTCCTTCTACTAGAGTCTCTTTACAGAGAAACTGTCCAGTCATTTTGTCAATAAACATTGTATAGCTGTCTTTCCCAGCTCCTTCCTGTGATTGTGATTTTGGCTCTACAAAAATACTGCTTGCATGTAAACAGCTATAACCATCGTGAAAGGAAATTCCCTTAGACCGCAGGTACTGCTTAATGTCCGTCACTGTAATGGGGTGGACAGGAACGTCTATTGAAGACTTCGCATCTCTTTTTAATGTTCTGCAGGGACTGAACAGCGCTGTAGGTTTGGATCCTGCATGGAGGCGACACCAAGAAGATCTCTGACCAGGATCCTGCAACAGAGAGCTGTTCACCGGGGCAACGGTGATGTATCTCAGGACCGGACGATGGTGAAGTCCACGAGGCAGCCCTAAGAGGCAGGCTGTCCTCCTCAGTAAGTGCCTTGCCCACATTTACTGCTACTTCACTAAAGCGGACTAACGGAAGAAGTGCTTTTTGACATGAGAAACACTACGAGCATGATACAGTGCTGATAGACTCCTAACATACCTGTTTATCCTGTAGTCCGCTAATTAACGGACCAGTAAAGTCTTCCAGGAATACTAAAAGATGcaagtaatttaaaaaaaaataattgcagaAAATGTAACACATACTTGTGTTAAACAGCATTAAATCGCTTCacgttaaaaaaaatcctgcaacAACAACACTAAAGTAAAGCACTGCATGGCGCGCGCCAAACGCTTCGCAGACGCACGTTGCTGAACTTTACACGTTTCCCACCCGTATTCACACAAATCCAGGCTCAATTTGGTCAAGCATCACAGAGATCATTGGGTGAACTCAAGCCGCATCCAAAAGTCAGTAGCCAATCTTATCGCAGAAGGCGGGATTTGGACAGAATACGGGTTGACAAAAAAGTGACGCCTCCATACGACCTTGGTCTTCACGTTCCAAAATAAGTCCGTGTGATATTCGGCGTCTGGCGTTAGGGTTCCTCTTATGCAATGGTAAATTACTCTCTTTGTATTTGATACATTGATGTAGCAGAGGTAATATAATTGTGCTATAAATAGTGTTTTGTTTAGGTcatatttaatctatttaaaaacGTACATTTTAACCACGAATTGGCAATTGTGCGATTTCTTCTCGGGTGATAATAACCGTCGGACCGGCGCACCAAAAGTGCTCGTGTGTCTGTTGACGGTGTCCTGAACACCAGTTCTAACCATATACCTGAAatctataatttttttgcatataaagcTTCTGAGTTTAATCTTTGAATGCTCAGTGTTTTATTAGACGCCGGTCATGACAGCTCGAGGCACTCCGAGTCGTTTTTTACAAAGCGTTCTGCAGAACGGAGTCGGTCGGTACGTGTGTCAGCTGAAACGCGTGTCTCTTATTTTCTCTAAAAACGGACAGAGCTCCTTAGGGGTCAGGTAAGTGATTTAATACAAACGGTGTATTCAGATTATTCCACCCTGTATCTATACTCACTGACTGTTATATTAGGCACGCATACAATATAGATGCATAttgaaggagatacaggaacataatCACCAGAACCAGTAAGTTCAGGGaaaagcttttttccatccaccttcaccctactgaactctacactgttagatcactgtataaacactgtatataacttctgtacaattatacatacaatgtacatattattgtctacacatattgtgccttacatacaTCAGCACTACTATTTTcatgtgtatctatatataccttactgtacattctgcctaATATTGCACATTCGATATAGATATAGTggacttgtttattcagcttgcacatttatTTCAATGCCATAAATTTATAACCTTCTACTTGTTGTTCCTTTAAAACACTGTCTGCACGTTTCTTTTCCAATGCCATAGCCATAGAACCATTTACTTGTAATTTTCgacaatgtccacacatctctgcactgctataggCTTCACTGTACATGcagtgtacctgtactatgcaatgacaataaagttttatctatctatctatctattgcaGGTGTACAGTTACTGAATATCTGTCATGTAGCTGTCATTAGCCAACCAAAATTTAGTagtgaatataaaatgtttacatttatagatTGTATAACCGCTACTGCAATAGATTTTAAGAAATTAAAAGTCCCCGTCTCTACCCCCTGGCTAATACtaaatgtacacagaaaaagaacaaactACATCATTTTTTTACATCCAAACCTAGAGACCTAATAAAGcagtaaattaaaacattttatttgctgcTGTATCTAATACACTTTTAGTGTTTTAGTAGTCAGTGGTGCTACTTTAGGGTTCTTTACCTCTGATGAGCAGTAAGAAAGGGACTAAAAATTAGTGTATAGCAGTAGATAGGCTATAGttaatatatagttataatataattatatacctATTAAAACTGCCATTGAGTATAAACCCATGGTTGGTAGgttttttctaataaagtgtAAATACGAAAAGttcttgcagtttttttttttttcgacagGGAGTTCATTGAGGAAGGTGTGGTTGACTTTGCCAAAAAGAACCCGGGAATTGTCGTCTATGCCTCTCCTCAGTCATGCAGAATTCCAAAAATAGTTGCTGAATATCGTAAGTAGGCTTTAATTTTTACTTATAAAATGTAAGTATTAGATTACTGACATTAATgtacttaacaaaaaacaaatacaaataatgtgGAGAAAGTTAAAttactttttctattttgtctGCACAGTCAATGGCAATGTGAAGAGTGAGCTTGTCACCAATAAAACGTCACAACAGATTGCAGAGTTGGTTACTAAAATGGCCAACCAGTCTGGCCTGGACATCATTCGCATCCGAAAGCCTTTCCACACAGACAGCCCAAGTATCCAAGGCCAGTGGCATCCGTTCACCAACCGGCCTCCCAGCACAAAACCAGTTGGACCACAGGCTCAATGACCACTTGACCTCAATTTCTACTTCTGCTAAACTTTACTGAGCACTGAATATAGACTGGTTAACTCTTCTATCAGCCTGTTCTTGGAAATTGGATCAACATTGTATTGTGTAGATTGTATTCTGAAATGATGTACTGaagcaataaataataataaaaaaaaaacatatggccACTGtagaaaattaatttattgGATACATTGGAAAAGAAACATTGGATATTAGAGCACGCTATTAATATTGTACATTGCATGCTTAATATTGGAAATAGGTAATCCAAAATCTTTACAGTGACTGGGAGAAAAGATATGCAAGtgataaaacattgtttttcatTATTCTGTCTCTTCccataaaatgtgaaaatgaaaagtGGACACAGTTTCGAACAAAATAAACCATGTTGTCGATGTAAATGGTttagtatttatattaaatagttGTATCAAAGCAAGCCATTCTGGCACTAATGATACATGAACACTTTGGAAAATCTTATCTCTAGCCTTTCTGATATActagaataaaagaaaataatcactGTGCCTTACAGTGGCTTTGGGTTGAAGGAGAAAACACTAGTGATGTGGggtataaaacaaaacacagctaAAGATTGAAAGTTTTCCCTCGTGGTGGTGTATCTATTAATACAT encodes the following:
- the galk1 gene encoding galactokinase, with protein sequence MRGRKRVENVGDLVAEARRVYQQNFVEDPEVAVCAPGRVNLIGEHTDYNQGYVLPMALHLSTVMVGSRTSGQSCSVVTIAESADEPKKVDFDIPSESIPLAGGQPMWANYVKGVVQHYRAKPLPAFKAVIASSVPLGGGLSSSASLEVAVYTFLQQLCPDDGDKVAKALACQKAEHTHAGVPCGIMDQFISVLGKEGHALLIDCRSLEATAVPLVDPGLVILITNSNVKHALTGSEYPSRRKQCEEAAAVMGKSSLRDATMQDLEDAKDCLDSVTYRRVCHVINEIERTAKAAEALKRGDYEEFGKLMVESHNSLRDLYEVSCPELDVLVLAAMEVDGVFGSRMTGGGFGGCTVSLLRADATERTMKHIKERYSGCPTFYITTPSDGARVLSVFEENQQ
- the twnk gene encoding twinkle protein, mitochondrial; this encodes MWARHLLRRTACLLGLPRGLHHRPVLRYITVAPVNSSLLQDPGQRSSWCRLHAGSKPTALFSPCRTLKRDAKSSIDVPVHPITVTDIKQYLRSKGISFHDGYSCLHASSIFVEPKSQSQEGAGKDSYTMFIDKMTGQFLCKETLVEGSWEDLQDCLEVIQKEGQASINPEVLLSYSESVEEQGQREMELKEVHRIWSSSVAFSDLFDEELQLIKTMFQITKLNNTTLKKFGVRFFKPTKSLVFPWFSGRDLSLRGIKLLSAATKDNGQVMYTEASIPKLSNYYNLFGLPLVGRKETEMVLTGSEIDSMAVSQATGLPALALPRGVSCLPPVLLPYLEQFRKITLWLGGDMRAWEASKIFSKKLGLKRCSLVRPGDFHPCPNSALVQGRNLARIVKASIPAAHKSIVSFKQLRDDVFGELANVEQVAGIKWARFPELNRILKGHRTGELTVFTGPTGSGKTTFISEYALDLCMQGVNTLWGSFEIKNVRLAKIILTQFAMQRLEENLEQYDYWADKFEELPLYFMTFHGQQNLKTVLDTMQHAVYLYDISHVIIDNLQFMMGQENLSVDKFAVQDNIIAAFRKFATNSSCHVTIIIHPRKEEDDKDLQTASIFGTAKASQEADNVLILQEKKLVTCPGRRSLQVAKNRFDGDVGIFPLEFNKSSLTFSAPVKSKQKLRKVKGDKTENSETEVKERNEKDAKPAKEPKTPKVLKEPLTRKIETTQEGRRNSKEDG
- the mrpl43 gene encoding 39S ribosomal protein L43, mitochondrial produces the protein MTARGTPSRFLQSVLQNGVGRYVCQLKRVSLIFSKNGQSSLGVREFIEEGVVDFAKKNPGIVVYASPQSCRIPKIVAEYLNGNVKSELVTNKTSQQIAELVTKMANQSGLDIIRIRKPFHTDSPSIQGQWHPFTNRPPSTKPVGPQAQ